A genomic window from Shewanella vesiculosa includes:
- a CDS encoding glycosyltransferase family 2 protein: protein MKSLDECVLKLKSLNVDDFYFELLILENTPEHSEDINNLVNRYQSSSFIINRSLEIRAGIPFARNTALKFAIKHDFNFLAFIDDDAYPDSNWLNSLLTTQVKCKANVVTGPQIPIFPSDASNYFRFACIYSERKFTQEQTVSWAATNNVLMELSFFKEKNLFFNENLTQGGEDKELFLRSTKAGAVIFWDSNAVVSEIVVDSRMTVSWAIDRSFRHGATGYTIESATKSKVSTIVVCLFKGSAYLVKSFLFFPIKVISSKRSTLDCICDFFHGLGFFYGIWSKGKFKKYL from the coding sequence ATGAAAAGTCTAGATGAATGTGTTTTAAAGTTAAAGTCTCTTAATGTAGATGATTTTTATTTTGAATTATTAATTTTAGAAAATACACCAGAGCATTCAGAAGATATAAATAACTTGGTCAATAGGTATCAGTCATCATCTTTTATTATCAATCGCTCATTAGAGATTCGAGCTGGTATTCCCTTTGCTCGAAATACAGCCTTAAAATTTGCAATTAAACATGATTTTAATTTTTTAGCTTTTATTGATGATGATGCATACCCCGATAGTAATTGGCTTAATAGTCTATTAACGACGCAAGTAAAATGTAAGGCTAATGTTGTAACCGGACCTCAAATTCCTATATTTCCATCTGATGCTAGTAATTACTTTAGATTCGCCTGTATTTATTCTGAACGAAAGTTTACCCAAGAGCAGACGGTATCATGGGCTGCAACGAATAATGTTCTTATGGAGTTAAGTTTTTTTAAAGAAAAAAATCTTTTCTTTAACGAAAATCTAACTCAAGGTGGTGAAGATAAAGAACTATTTCTTCGATCAACTAAGGCTGGAGCAGTTATTTTTTGGGATAGTAACGCTGTAGTATCTGAAATTGTTGTCGATTCTAGAATGACTGTATCTTGGGCTATTGATCGTAGTTTTAGACACGGTGCAACAGGTTATACTATTGAATCAGCCACTAAATCTAAAGTTAGTACCATAGTGGTTTGTTTGTTTAAAGGCTCAGCTTATCTAGTAAAGTCCTTTTTGTTTTTTCCGATAAAAGTTATTAGTTCAAAAAGATCTACACTTGACTGCATTTGTGATTTTTTTCATGGGTTAGGTTTTTTTTATGGTATTTGGTCTAAAGGGAAGTTTAAAAAGTATCTATGA